One window from the genome of Marinobacter sp. LV10R510-11A encodes:
- a CDS encoding threonine aldolase family protein, which translates to MSRSEQFASDNYSGVCPPAWKAMEAANRVDEPAYGEDSWTQRAADGLRSLFDTDCDVYFVFNGTAANSLALASIGQSFHSVICHELAHIETDECGGPEYASNGAKLLLGQGENGKLTPQSIEHLVTKRTDIHYPKPKALSLTQATEVGTIYTPDELSTIRTLADQYKLNIHMDGARFANAVAALDVHPSEITWKVGVDVLCFSGTKNGLALGEAVVFFNKALAEDFEWRCKQAGQLASKMRYISAPWCGLLENNVWLENARHANASAKRLAEGLAELPGITLRYPTQINGVFVEMPEALQAALRAKGWRFYNFIGGCVRLMCSWATTPAVVDQFLADVRQLQG; encoded by the coding sequence GTGTCACGGTCGGAGCAGTTTGCCAGCGATAATTACAGTGGTGTTTGTCCACCGGCCTGGAAGGCGATGGAGGCAGCGAACCGTGTGGATGAGCCGGCGTACGGAGAGGATAGCTGGACACAGCGGGCGGCAGATGGGCTGCGCTCTCTGTTTGATACGGATTGCGATGTTTACTTTGTGTTCAACGGTACCGCAGCCAACTCGCTGGCCTTGGCGTCTATTGGGCAATCGTTTCACAGCGTGATCTGTCATGAGCTGGCGCACATTGAAACAGATGAGTGCGGCGGGCCGGAATACGCCTCCAACGGTGCCAAACTACTATTAGGACAGGGCGAAAACGGAAAACTTACGCCACAAAGCATTGAGCACCTGGTCACTAAGCGCACCGATATTCATTATCCCAAGCCCAAGGCTCTGAGCCTTACTCAGGCGACAGAAGTGGGCACAATCTATACCCCAGATGAACTCAGTACCATCCGCACGCTGGCGGATCAGTACAAATTGAATATCCACATGGACGGTGCGCGATTTGCGAATGCCGTGGCAGCGCTGGACGTGCATCCATCAGAAATTACCTGGAAAGTAGGTGTCGATGTGCTGTGTTTCTCCGGAACCAAGAATGGTCTGGCGCTGGGAGAAGCTGTGGTGTTCTTCAATAAGGCACTTGCCGAGGACTTTGAGTGGCGCTGCAAACAGGCCGGGCAACTGGCCTCCAAGATGCGGTATATATCTGCGCCCTGGTGCGGATTGCTGGAGAATAACGTGTGGCTGGAAAATGCCCGCCATGCCAATGCCTCTGCGAAAAGGCTTGCTGAAGGGCTGGCCGAATTGCCAGGCATTACGCTCAGATACCCGACTCAGATAAATGGGGTTTTTGTAGAAATGCCCGAGGCCTTGCAGGCTGCGTTGCGGGCAAAAGGGTGGCGTTTCTACAACTTTATCGGTGGCTGCGTACGCCTGATGTGCTCCTGGGCCACCACGCCAGCGGTTGTGGATCAGTTTCTGGCCGATGTCCGCCAGCTGCAAGGCTGA